The window AGGCTTTTCAAAAAGTAATTATAAAGCCTGTCAATATAAAGGGACAAGTGATGTACCAGTTTTGTTACCAATATCCCAAAAAAGTATCTCATATCAATCTGGAAGGGCTTAAAGCCATAGATGCTTGTGCAGAACTCGTTCAAGATTACTTTCGACAAGTAAATATCTTTACCACTGAGGCAGATTATCAAGGGATGATTAGTAAGAAAGGGAAGGTGCATCTGCAAAAAAAACCGCCAACGTGTCAAGAAATTGATACAGCTCATAATCGCACGAAGCATTATCTTTTATCTGAGGATACACCTTATGATTTTTTGGTTAAGTTAGGTGTGATGAATAAAGAGGGTAAAGTGTTGGCTCAGCGGTATGACAAATTTAAGCAATTAAATCGCTTCTTAGAAATGGTTGCCGACTGCATGGCTTACCTTCCAAAAGATAGAACACTACATATCATTGACTTTGGGTGTGGTAAATCCTATCTGACATTTGCATTGTATCATTATCTGGTGAAACAACAGGGGTTAGCTGTTAAGATTACAGGACTGGATTTAAAAAAGGATGTGATACAGTTTTGCAATAAGATGGCTAGAGAGCTCAGTTATGAGGGACTTACCTTTATACATGGTGATATTCAGGATTTTGAAGGTGAAGATAAAGTGGATATGGTGGTAACCCTTCATGCCTGTGATACGGCCACAGATGCTGCACTAGCTAAAGCTGTGGGATGGGAAGCCAAGGTTATCTTATCTGTTCCCTGCTGCCAGCATGAATTATTGACACAGGTCCATCATCCTATTATGAAGCCCATGGAGAAACATGGTATTATTAAAGAAAAGTTATCCAGCCTTATTACCGACAGTGTCCGTGGTAATATCTTAGAAATTATGGGGTACAGTGTTCAGATGTTAGAATTTATTGATATGGAACATACACCTAAAAATATTCTTATTCGGGCTTTTAAAAAAGACAATTACAGTCAAGAAGCGGTTAAAACCTACAAAGCATTTAAAGATTTTTGGTCCATAGAACCTTATCTTGAAAAGGCAATGGGTGAAGCATTAGCCAGCAGACTATAAGACCATCCATACAGTTTATTTTCATTCTTTCCCTCAGTGTTATTTCCAGTATACTCACTTGTGAAATCTGCCGTCCAACAGCAGTAGCAAGCGTCGTATTTGGTATGAAAAAATAATAATGAATTGTAAATGATAATAGTTATTATTTACAATTCGTTATTGATGTGTTATAATCCTTAATATAAAAGACACGACAGGATGAGAATATTTTACAGAAAAACGTAAATACTTTTATAAAACACGTACAAGGAGGATTTATACATGGAAAGAATTGTAGGTAAAAAGGCGCCTGACTTTAAAATGGCAACAGCACTAGGTGATGGAACAGATTTTGGAAGCGTGGCATTAGATGACTATAAAGGAAAATGGTTGGTGTTATTTTTCTATCCACTAGATTTTACATTTGTTTGCCCCACAGAAATTACAGGCTACAGCAAGAAGTATGAGGACTTTACAAAGTTGGGCGCAGATGTACTAGCTGTTAGTATCGATAGTCAATATTCACATCAAGCATGGATTAATGGTACACTCGGTCAGATTGCCTTTCCAATAGCATCTGATATGACCAAATCCGTATCCAATGATTATGGTGTATTACTTGAAGAAGAAGGTATAGCACTACGAGGTTTATTTATCGTTGATCCAGAAGGTGTTATTCGTTATTCTGTTATACATGACCTGAATGTAGGACGTTCAGTTGATGAAACATTACGTGTACTGCAAGCGTTACAAGCAGGAGGGTTATGCCCCGTTGATTGGACACCTGGTGAGAACATGTTATAGAACAATGACTTATTAAATAGGATTAAGCTGTCCTAAATTGGGATAGCTTTTTTTGTGTTGTTATAGTCAGATATAACTTTATATGTCTCAGCCTAGCCCTTACCATTGGTAAGGGCTGTACTACTAATGACCTGTGGAAGTCGTTTTCAATGATGGCTGAGCATTAAGGTAAGTCGAAGTTAAATGCAAGATATTCATTGGTATGCATAGAATACATATTAAAAATTAACGTATCATCGTTGGGCATGAGAAGGTCGTCTTTGGTATAGATTATTGTTACCCTATTATCACCTACCGGATACCCACCACTATCATTAGACCACGGAGCACTTAGAGAAAAATGGCCATTATTTTCAATAAAATATGTTATTTTATAACCTTTTCGTCCTTTTGAAGCGTTAGTCATTTCCATATAGTCATCAGGAATACCCCTTAAATCATTGGATATTTCTAAGATATTTATAGTCGGCAATCCCTCTATCTCAACAACTTTATCCAAGGATAAAGTACCTTTGTTTTTAGGATTGGGTAAATGGATGGTGATACCATCAGCAAATGGTTTGGGAAAACTTTTTGAAAGTATGCCGCCTCTAATACCGACTATTTCTTCTTGAGTTGGTTCTAATAGCTCATATTCATTCAAAAGACTTCCTTTTGGTATGGCTAAATGTTCTTGATTCTTTGAATCCACCAAGTAAATATCCCTTATTTCATAATCAACATGATCGTATTTTTTAAAGCCATCCATGATAAGTGCAAAATTTTTGTAATCCTTTGATAGTGGTATCATATGTAAATTATAATGATCTTCCTTATATGTAATGATGTTTGAAATGGGTTTAGGTTTAACAAGATCAATGGTTATCTTTTCATCATTAATAGATAATGTAAAGTCTTTTGAGTTTTTAACATTACGGTAATAACCTTCTAAAGTAGTGTATGTATCAGTTTTATTATCAGCTGTTTGCTGGATAGCGTGTTCACCTTCAATCCTTTTACTTGTAGTGCTTATACCGTTTTCGATTTGTATGTCACCACAACAGATTAGGTTAACCTGATTTAACTCGATACTACTTTTATGTTTAATTCGGTAATAGACAGTATCTTTATAACGATAGAAGGCTTGAATGGTATAGTTATCTTTGATGATTGGGTTTTCCAATATGCCGTATGCATCCATTTCATCCTCGTTTATGACGATACCATAAAAAACATTGTAAAAGAATGCTTTCGTCATCCCATATAGTGGACGAGCATTGACTATGAGTAGAACACATAAAAAACAGGCTAGTACACCTATTAGTCTTTTCTTAAAACGAAATGGCGTACTATTGGATTCTAAAAGGGCTATATGTGTCTCATCAATGTATGCTCTAATTGATTTTTTATCCATAAATTTATACCTCCCAGCCTTCAATACCATGTTTCTTTAATAGTTTAATCAGTTTCTTCTTTAATCGATGAACTTTTATTCTAGTATAACCCTCCGTTAACTTCATGGCTTTAGCAATATCAGCATTAGCATATTCGTATACATATTTATACTTAAACAATTGCTTCTCACTATAATTGAGCATTTTAATAACCTTTTCAAGGATGTCTCGCATGTAGTCACTATTGGTATCCTTGACTAATATATCATCTGTAAATAATACGGTCTTATTCTTTTGCAATTTTTTTCTATAATTTAATGCCCTAGACCTGGATAGTATAGAGACATAGTTTTTTATGCTGCTTTTATTGGCATCATAGCGATCGTATTTTTTTATAATCTCAAGCATAATATCATTAACACACTCCTCCACATCTTCTTTTGAACCAACACCTTTTAGAATATTACTGACGATAAAACAAGATAATTTTTTATGTGTATTATAAAATGTTACCTGTTCAATGGCATTTATTTTATTCACCCCACTTGCATCTCCATCTCTTCCAGTCAATGAGAATAGCTATTCAATGAATAATACAATGAAAACAAAAGCATTGTTATCATATACCGTTAAAAATGTATGCTTATTTTGTAAGCGTATACTTTCCTAACGAAACACTTACTTCCAAGATGTGACGTAGTTCCTTTGTTTTATCATTATGACATAATCATTGAAAAAAATCTTAAGAGATTAAATAAAATAGTGGTATAGGTATTGGATTTAAAAAAGTTTTCATATATACTTGACTGTAACCTTGGGGAATAGTGTAGCATAGCTAGTGAGGTGATTAGTATGAAAATTAATGAAGTAGCAAAAAAAACAGGTCTTACAAAAAAAGCAATACGGTATTATGAAGAGAAAGAACTTATTTGTGTCAATATCAATGAGGAAAATGGTTATAAAGTCTATTCTCAGGATAATATTGATGATCTGCAAGTGATCGCTTTTCTAAGAAACATGGATATGCCTGTCTTAACCATTAAAGAATATCTTCTTTCGCCAAATAATCGGGGTGAGATATTGAACAAGCATTTAGGTTATATTCAGCACCAAATGAATCAATTAGATGTTGTAAAAGAGATGATTTATAAACTGATGGGTAATGAAAAACAGGATTATACTGTATTGAATGATCAATTAATGCATCGACAGCAAAATAGTTCAGATTATGTACTAAAGCAATTGGCACATCTATTCCCTGGAATTTTTGGTAAATACATCGTCATACACTTTGGGTCATTTCTTAATGAACCCCTTGATACCAAGGAAAAACAAGCAGCATTTGAAGCTATGGTTACTTATTTAGATGAAGCAGAACCTATTGTGTTGCCAGAAGAAATACGCATGTATCTCGAAGAGATTGATACTGGGGAGCTGATTAAGCATTATACACATGTCCATGAACATCTCATAGAAATTGCACAAATGAA is drawn from Vallitalea pronyensis and contains these coding sequences:
- a CDS encoding peroxiredoxin, producing MERIVGKKAPDFKMATALGDGTDFGSVALDDYKGKWLVLFFYPLDFTFVCPTEITGYSKKYEDFTKLGADVLAVSIDSQYSHQAWINGTLGQIAFPIASDMTKSVSNDYGVLLEEEGIALRGLFIVDPEGVIRYSVIHDLNVGRSVDETLRVLQALQAGGLCPVDWTPGENML
- a CDS encoding MerR family transcriptional regulator; this translates as MKINEVAKKTGLTKKAIRYYEEKELICVNINEENGYKVYSQDNIDDLQVIAFLRNMDMPVLTIKEYLLSPNNRGEILNKHLGYIQHQMNQLDVVKEMIYKLMGNEKQDYTVLNDQLMHRQQNSSDYVLKQLAHLFPGIFGKYIVIHFGSFLNEPLDTKEKQAAFEAMVTYLDEAEPIVLPEEIRMYLEEIDTGELIKHYTHVHEHLIEIAQMNAKDAKEKLEKDLDGYRDICDDKDYSNYFKQFKHQNEVFRKNLQENGYYEKFVENMRVISRSYDEYILNMQRLEKRLNIRYDAEGRILMDDVEDNEEDNMLDPP
- a CDS encoding sigma-70 family RNA polymerase sigma factor; the encoded protein is MNKINAIEQVTFYNTHKKLSCFIVSNILKGVGSKEDVEECVNDIMLEIIKKYDRYDANKSSIKNYVSILSRSRALNYRKKLQKNKTVLFTDDILVKDTNSDYMRDILEKVIKMLNYSEKQLFKYKYVYEYANADIAKAMKLTEGYTRIKVHRLKKKLIKLLKKHGIEGWEV
- a CDS encoding class I SAM-dependent methyltransferase; the protein is MEKLLQLIGESISQHKVRQIILSKVRKKDEEAFQKVIIKPVNIKGQVMYQFCYQYPKKVSHINLEGLKAIDACAELVQDYFRQVNIFTTEADYQGMISKKGKVHLQKKPPTCQEIDTAHNRTKHYLLSEDTPYDFLVKLGVMNKEGKVLAQRYDKFKQLNRFLEMVADCMAYLPKDRTLHIIDFGCGKSYLTFALYHYLVKQQGLAVKITGLDLKKDVIQFCNKMARELSYEGLTFIHGDIQDFEGEDKVDMVVTLHACDTATDAALAKAVGWEAKVILSVPCCQHELLTQVHHPIMKPMEKHGIIKEKLSSLITDSVRGNILEIMGYSVQMLEFIDMEHTPKNILIRAFKKDNYSQEAVKTYKAFKDFWSIEPYLEKAMGEALASRL